One Plasmodium vivax chromosome 13, whole genome shotgun sequence genomic region harbors:
- a CDS encoding histidine triad protein, putative (encoded by transcript PVX_084695A), producing the protein MEKYKQILAKLKWHKNRSCEKYQFGMFEIDKREVFITTEHSYGFVNNKPLLSGHILLTTLKKKKKYNDLEIDEVIDINLLSNFMCHVMGALHNTTNFSIAIQDGKEAGQTVEQVHIHIIPRKSADYQNNDNIYKDMNRLNWGYGRDVVCSACQHLVKVPSKGPVEETFKLEEFK; encoded by the coding sequence aTGGAGAAGTACAAGCAAATCCTGGCCAAACTAAAGTGGCACAAAAACCGGAGCTGCGAAAAGTACCAGTTCGGGATGTTCGAAATTGACAAGCGGGAGGTGTTCATAACGACGGAGCACTCGTACGGATTTGTAAACAACAAGCCACTTCTCTCTGGCCACATCCTACTCaccactttaaaaaaaaaaaaaaaatataatgaccTCGAAATAGACGAAGTTATAGACATTAATTTGCTGTCAAATTTTATGTGCCATGTTATGGGCGCCCTACACAACACAACCAACTTCTCCATAGCCATACAGGATGGGAAGGAGGCGGGGCAAACGGTGGAGCAGGTGCACATTCATATCATTCCCAGAAAAAGCGCCGACTACCAgaataatgataatatatataaagatatgAATAGGTTAAATTGGGGATACGGACGAGATGTCGTGTGTTCCGCTTGCCAACATTTGGTGAAGGTCCCGTCGAAAGGCCCAGTTGAGGAGACCTTCAAGTTGGAAGAATTCAAGTGA
- a CDS encoding ribonucleoside-diphosphate reductase large chain, putative (encoded by transcript PVX_084685A), which translates to MADGAKRLPLAAENPEMKKSPSGRVSDDGIKRTPSGKPIQTMYVLNRKGEEEDISFDQILKRIQRLSYGLHELVDPARVTQGVINGMYSGIKTCELDELAAQTCAYMATTHPDFSILAARITTDNLHKNTSDDIGEVAEALYKYTDVRGRPASLISKEVYEFMIEHKDRLNKEIDYTRDFNYDYFGFKTLERSYLLRINGKIIERPQHLLMRVSIGIHIGDLEKALETYHLMSQKYFTHATPTLFNSGTPRPQMSSCFLLCMKSDSIEGIFETLKQCALISKTAGGIGVAVQDIRGQNSYIRGTNGISNGLVPMLRVFNDTARYVDQGGGKRKGSFAVYIEPWHSDIFEFLDLRKNHGKEELRARDLFYAVWVPDLFMKRVKENKNWTLMCPNECPGLSESWGEEFEKLYTKYEEENMGKKTVLAQDLWFAILQSQIETGVPYMLYKDSCNAKSNQKNLGTIKCSNLCCEIIEYTSPDEVAVCNLASIALCKFVDVEKREFNFKKLYEITKIITRNLDQIIERNYYPVEEAKRSNKRHRPIGIGVQGLADTFMLLRYPYESDSAKELNKRIFETMYYGALEMSMELAQLYGPYETYQGSPASQGILQFDMWNVKVDKKYWDWDELKAKIKKHGLRNSLLLAPMPTASTSQILGNNESFEPYTSNIYYRRVLSGEFFVVNPHLLKDLFDRGLWDEDMKQQLIAHNGSVQYISEIPADLKELYKTVWEIKQKNIIDMAADRGAFIDQSQSLNIYIQKPTFAKLSSMHFYGWEKGLKTGAYYLRTQAATDAIKFTVDTQVAKNAAKMKNAEPVAITREVSRETISTDSTVTQNVVCPLRRNNDDQCLMCSG; encoded by the exons ATGGCGGACGGCGCGAAGAGGCTGCCGCTCGCTGCGGAGAACcccgaaatgaagaagagccCCTCGGGGCGAGTGTCCGACGACGGAATTAAGAGGACGCCCTCGGGGAAGCCAATTCAAACGATGTACGTGCTAAACAGgaagggagaggaagaggacatTTCATTCGACCAGATCTTAAAGAGGATACAGAGGTTGTCCTACGGATTGCACGAATTGGTAGATCCAGCCAGAGTAACCCAGGGAGTGATCAACGGGATGTACAGCGGGATAAAGACGTGCGAATTGGATGAGCTAGCAGCACAGACGTGTGCCTACATGGCGACTACCCACCCTGATTTTTCCATCCTAGCAGCGAGAATTACGACAGataatttgcataaaaatacGAGTGACGATATAGGGGAAGTAGCAGAAGCGTTATACAAGTACACAGATGTGAGAGGAAGACCAGCCAGTCTCATAAGCAAAGAAGTGTATGAATTTATGATTGAGCATAAGGATAGATTGAATAAGGAGATTGACTACACAAGAGATTTTAATTACGACTACTTTGGGTTTAAGACATTGGAAAGGTCCTACCTCCTTCGAATTAATGGGAAGATCATTGAGAGACCGCAACATTTGCTGATGAGAGTATCTATTGGGATCCACATAGGAGATCTAGAGAAGGCACTAGAGACGTACCATCTGATGTCTCAAAAGTATTTCACCCACGCAACACCTACGTTGTTCAATTCGGGGACACCCAGGCCACAGATGTCTTCCTGTTTTCTCCTCTGCATGAAATCGGACTCAATTGAAGGCATATTTGAGACTCTAAAGCAGTGTGCGTTGATTAGCAAAACGGCTGGTGGGATTGGAGTGGCCGTGCAGGATATTAGGGGGCAAAATTCGTACATCAGAGGGACTAACGGCATTTCCAACGGGTTAGTCCCAATGCTGAGGGTTTTTAATGACACTGCTAGGTATGTAgaccaaggggggggaaagagaaaaggaTCCTTCGCAGTGTACATCGAACCGTGGCACTCAGACATTTTCGAATTTTTAGACCTTCGCAAAAATCACGGAAAGGAAGAGCTAAGAGCGAGGGATCTGTTCTACGCCGTATGGGTACCTGACCTATTTATGAAGAGagtaaaggaaaataaaaattggaCTTTGATGTGCCCGAATGAATGTCCAGGGTTGAGCGAATCATGGGGAGAGGAATTCGAAAAGTTATATACCAAatatgaggaagaaaatatgGGCAAGAAAACCGTCCTTGCGCAGGACCTATGGTTTGCCATTCTGCAGAGTCAGATAGAAACGGGTGTTCCCTACATGCTGTACAAAGACTCCTGTAATGCTAAATCGAATCAGAAAAATTTGGGCACCATAAAATGTAGCAACCTCTGCTGCGAAATCATAGAGTATACCTCTCCCGACGAAGTGGCCGTGTGCAACTTGGCCTCCATCGCGCTGTGCAAATTCGTCGATGTGGAGAAGAGAGAATTTAACTTTAAGAAGCTCTACGAAATTACCAAAATTATTACCCGCAATTTGGACCAAATTATAGAGAGGAATTACTACCCCGTGGAGGAGGCCAAGCGATCCAACAAGAGACACAGACCCATAGGCATAGGTGTGCAGGGGCTGGCAGACACCTTCATGCTTCTGAGGTATCCCTACGAATCTGATTCTGCTAAAGAGCTAAACAAAAGAATTTTCGAGACCATGTATTATGGTGCGTTGGAAATGTCCATGGAGCTGGCCCAGCTGTATGGACCATATGAGACCTACCAGGGGAGTCCAGCTAGCCAAGGAATCCTTCAGTTTGACATGTGGAATGTTAAGGTAGATAAGAAGTATTGGGACTGGGATGAACTGAAGGCAAAAATTAAGAAGCACGGTTTGAGGAATTCCCTTCTTCTTGCCCCCATGCCGACTGCATCTACTTCTCAAATTCTGGGGAACAACGAATCGTTTGAGCCGTACACCAGTAATATTTACTACAGGCGGGTCCTCAGTGGAGAGTTCTTCGTGGTGAACCCCCACCTGCTGAAGGACCTCTTCGACCGCGGCCTCTGGGATGAGGACATGAAGCAGCAGCTCATCGCGCACAACGGGAGTGTCCAATACATTAGCGAAATTCCCGCCGACTTGAAGGAGCTCTATAAGACCGTCTGGGAGATCAAGCAGAAGAACATCATCGATATGGCGGCCGACCGGGGCGCCTTCATCGACCAG TCCCAATCGCTCAACATCTACATCCAGAAGCCCACCTTCGCCAAGCTCTCCAGCATGCACTTCTACGGGTGGGAGAAGGGACTCAAGACCGGCGCGTACTACCTCAGGACGCAGGCCGCCACGGACGCGATCAAGTTCACGGTGGACACGCAGGTGGCCAAGAATGCCGCCAAGATGAAGAACGCCGAGCCGGTGGCCATCACGAGGGAGGTGTCCAGGGAGACCATTTCGACCGACTCCACCGTCACGCAGAATGTGGTCTGCCCCCTGCGCCGCAACAACGACGACCAGTGCTTGATGTGCTCGGGGTGA
- a CDS encoding N-acetyltransferase, putative (encoded by transcript PVX_084690A) has translation MNLFKQKEKAPSSISHILINKQKSKFPEPLISIRQLEEKDINEVRQLLHDHFNSLTLPAVIYWSIQHIYDLLVIVVINYIFFLDLKKIFYFLIIFLIYLYIRAKLEFLNHIRNDCPDLENLYKSYINVEGCNFWVAEVFDNNFGSASRTTCSDIHEREKILLEQEEQERLLGNEKGEQEVKNSDEENNSKYFKDASSKGGAFESGEESNEQKMLQKNGFNKGEDSGVSPNLYEAEKNGSSNGDASQATNCEQSGTKRNVVNMMDLEECTSRNYNDIYYKVGNNSPSGGGGTGPNGDADGLNASQGVGDSLNDTRDADNTDGTSEVGSANGTDEKGKGKKSKVKHSKNGKHSKNDPNGKCDDEEDKQKGNTTTCDTNHDSNGSNTQTVDHATDLQNNPPSGSEEKTKLLCNIGDIANKDLIESRRTVPFPLNEIRKNIFQSKTNDDDDSTFRFVNRKIVGCVGIVPFKGDNSIAQLVRMVVKKDNRRMRIGSRLLTQLENFAHEQNYQELKVFTNNLNTDSLYFVKQNGFNLSQIVRRGLMRGDLLIWSKILNRDDFYKFNSSGTNQYVKSMNLGEY, from the exons ATGAATTTATTCAagcagaaggaaaaggcgCCAAGTTCTATAtctcatattttaataa ataAGCAAAAGTCAAAGTTCCCCGAGCCGCTGATCTCGATAAGGCAACTGGAAGAGAAGGACATAAACGAAGTGAGGCAGCTGCTGCACGACCACTTCAACTCGCTGACGCTGCCCGCAGTCATATACTGGTCCATACAGCACATTTACGACTTGCTAGTCATCGTGGTGATAAATTACATCTTCTTTTTggatttaaagaaaatattttatttcttgattatatttttaatatatttgtacataAGGGCAAAGCTGGAATTTTTAAACCATATAAGAAATGACTGCCCAGATTTGGagaatttatataaaagctACATAAACGTGGAGGGGTGCAATTTCTGGGTGGCCGAGGTGTTTGACAATAATTTTGGCTCGGCCAGCAGAACGACATGTAGTGATATacacgaaagggaaaagattCTACTGGAGCAGGAGGAACAAGAAAGGCTCTTAGGCAATGAGAAGGGGGAACAAGAAGTCAAAAACTCCgatgaggaaaataataGCAAGTACTTCAAAGATGCGTCATCGAAAGGTGGAGCGTTCGAAAGTGGGGAAGAATcgaatgagcaaaaaatgttacagAAAAATGGCTTTAACAAAGGTGAAGACAGCGGTGTAAGTCCCAACCTTTATGAAGCGGAAAAGAATGGGTCCTCAAATGGGGATGCTAGTCAAGCCACAAATTGTGAGCAAAGTGGAACCAAAAGGAATGTTGTCAATATGATGGACCTTGAGGAGTGCACATCGCGTAATTACAATGATATTTACTACAAGGTGGGTAATAATTCGCCCAGCGGTGGGGGAGGCACAGGTCCCAATGGGGATGCTGACGGGTTGAATGCCTCCCAAGGGGTGGGTGACTCCTTGAATGACACTCGAGATGCAGACAATACTGATGGTACGTCCGAGGTTGGAAGCGCGAACGGTACGgacgaaaaggggaagggaaaaaaaagtaaagtaAAACAcagtaaaaatgggaagcataGTAAGAATGACCCAAATGGCAAATgtgacgatgaggaggacaaGCAGAAGGGAAACACCACCACCTGCGACACCAACCATGACAGCAACGGGAGTAACACCCAAACGGTGGATCACGCCACCGATCTGCAGAACAACCCCCCCAgtggaagtgaagaaaaaacaaaactccTCTGCAACATAGGCGATATAGCGAATAAGGATCTCATCGAAAGTAGGAGGACAGTGCCATTTCCGTTAAACgaaattaggaaaaatatattccaaTCCAAAACaaacgatgatgatgattcCACCTTTCGTTTTGTGAACAGAAAAATAGTTGGCTGCGTAGGAATTGTGCCATTCAAGGGAGACAATTCCATAGCACAGCTAGTCAGGATGGTCGTAAAAAAAGACAACAGGCGAATGAGAATCGGAAGCAGGTTGCTAACCCAGTTGGAGAATTTTGCACATGAACAGAATTACCAAGAGTTGAAAGTTTTTACAAACAATTTGAATACAGACagtttatattttgttaaacaGAATGGCTTTAATTTATCTCAAATTGTGCGGAGGGGCCTCATGCGGGGCGACCTCCTCATCTGGTCGAAAATCCTAAACAGGGACGATTTTTACAAGTTCAACTCGTCAGGTACGAACCAGTATGTCAAGTCGATGAATTTGGGGGAGTACTGA